The following are from one region of the Synechococcus sp. CBW1108 genome:
- the istA gene encoding IS21 family transposase — protein sequence MLETLVPMRRDQVMPAPLTSHQRNLFMTKRRGGSSQEAAAAAAGISVRSARRIECNQLQPRANQPRGRTRPDPLVGVWEEELVPLLQRSPALTPITLLEHLQQQKPDVDWIPLQRTLQRRVREWKALHGPAPEVIFPLSYEPGEIAFCDFTQLKGVEVTIAGQVFPHLLFHYRLAWSGWSYAQVVQGGESFAALSEGLQNALAACGGVPGELRIDRLSAACRNRNGSFSSDITRRYHALCSHYSLAYSRNNLGVAHENGRVESPHGHLKRRIEQALLLRGSSDFESLAEYQAFLAAVIDQYNRPRLIRLEQEQAALRPLPRFRFADYDIEQLTVRRTSTIEVRRVVYSVPPRLIDQRLTVRIFHDRLQLLLGRQIACELERRHGGVERHGRAWSIDLEHLIDALRRKPRALLHCSYQRELFPDERWWQLWQQLRNGGDRDAAARLMVEALYVGCRLAGYEPVLGWLEKAHQRQGLSLAALQQRFRLPPHRPHPPQRIPQHSLQSYDDLLALHPAAPGGGSRPADPAATAAVGMDPLPLAEHRLAG from the coding sequence GTGCTGGAGACCCTGGTGCCGATGCGCAGGGACCAGGTGATGCCGGCACCACTGACAAGCCACCAACGCAATCTGTTCATGACGAAACGACGAGGCGGCAGCAGCCAGGAGGCTGCTGCCGCGGCGGCGGGCATCTCAGTGCGCAGTGCTCGCCGGATTGAATGCAATCAGCTGCAGCCGCGGGCGAACCAGCCCCGTGGCCGCACCCGCCCCGATCCGCTGGTAGGGGTATGGGAGGAGGAGCTGGTGCCGTTGCTGCAGCGCTCACCCGCGCTGACGCCGATCACGCTCCTGGAGCATCTGCAGCAGCAGAAACCTGATGTGGACTGGATTCCGCTACAGCGCACCCTGCAGCGCCGGGTGCGGGAGTGGAAGGCACTGCACGGCCCGGCGCCGGAGGTGATCTTCCCTTTGAGCTATGAGCCTGGCGAAATTGCCTTCTGTGACTTCACCCAGCTCAAGGGGGTGGAGGTGACGATCGCCGGCCAGGTGTTCCCCCATCTGCTGTTCCACTACCGCCTGGCCTGGAGCGGCTGGAGCTATGCGCAGGTGGTCCAGGGCGGCGAGAGTTTTGCAGCCCTCTCCGAGGGTCTGCAGAACGCTCTGGCTGCCTGCGGCGGGGTGCCAGGTGAACTGCGCATCGACCGGTTATCAGCAGCGTGCCGTAACCGCAACGGCAGTTTCAGCTCCGACATCACCCGCCGTTATCACGCCCTCTGCAGCCACTACAGCCTGGCCTACAGCCGCAACAACCTGGGGGTGGCGCATGAGAACGGCCGTGTGGAGAGTCCCCATGGCCATCTCAAGCGGCGGATCGAGCAGGCGTTGCTGCTGCGCGGCAGCAGTGATTTCGAGTCGCTGGCTGAATACCAGGCTTTTCTGGCCGCGGTGATTGACCAGTACAACAGGCCGCGCCTGATCCGGCTGGAGCAGGAGCAGGCGGCGCTGCGGCCACTACCGCGGTTTCGTTTTGCCGACTACGACATTGAACAGCTCACGGTGCGGCGCACCAGCACGATCGAGGTACGCAGAGTCGTGTATTCGGTGCCGCCGCGGCTGATCGACCAGCGGCTGACGGTGCGGATCTTCCACGACCGGCTGCAGCTGCTTCTGGGCCGGCAGATCGCCTGCGAACTGGAGCGGCGCCACGGCGGTGTCGAGCGTCATGGGCGGGCGTGGAGCATCGATCTGGAGCACCTGATCGATGCGCTCAGGCGAAAACCCCGGGCATTGCTGCACTGCAGTTACCAGCGGGAGCTGTTCCCCGATGAGCGCTGGTGGCAGCTGTGGCAGCAGCTGCGCAATGGCGGTGACCGTGACGCCGCCGCCCGATTGATGGTCGAGGCGCTGTATGTGGGCTGCCGCCTGGCGGGCTACGAGCCAGTGCTGGGTTGGCTCGAGAAGGCCCATCAACGGCAAGGGCTGTCGCTGGCGGCGCTGCAGCAACGCTTCCGGCTGCCGCCCCATCGCCCCCACCCACCGCAACGCATTCCCCAACACAGCCTGCAGAGCTATGACGACCTCCTTGCCCTCCATCCCGCGGCCCCAGGCGGCGGAAGCCGCCCTGCCGATCCTGCTGCGACAGCTGCGGTTGGCATGGATCCGCTGCCACTGGCAGAGCATCGCCTCGCAGGCTGA
- a CDS encoding IS256 family transposase, with translation MNRERTPELAALLDGSSAGELIPELARYGLQQLIELEASAVVGADRHERSEERVNQRNGYRPRTLTTQVGDLALQIPKLRAGSFLPTILEPRRRVDQALYAVIMEAYISGVSTRKVDSLVAALGSQSGISKSQVSRICQDIDQQVQAFLGRPLESSSYAYVYLDATYLKGRLGKAQQVCSRAVVVAMGVNEDGRRELLGLKVGNSESEPFWAEFISHLKERGLGGVKLVISDAHSGLTKAIRRQLQGCVWQRCRVHFARNLLQCVPRAHQGMVTAALRSVFAQETAEEIESRWDDLAASLAERFPKAAALMHEAKEDVLAFRHFPKDHWRKIWSTNLLERVNEEIKRRTRVVGIFPNDPAIIRLVGAVLLEQHEHWQLEGRRMFSAESMATIPELGDTPTLQAAGA, from the coding sequence CTGAATAGAGAACGCACCCCTGAACTGGCGGCGCTACTCGATGGCAGCAGCGCCGGTGAGCTGATCCCCGAGCTGGCCCGCTACGGCCTGCAGCAGCTGATCGAACTGGAGGCCTCCGCTGTGGTCGGTGCCGATCGCCATGAGCGCAGCGAGGAGCGGGTCAACCAACGCAATGGCTACCGGCCTCGCACCCTGACCACCCAGGTGGGGGATCTCGCCCTGCAGATCCCCAAACTGCGAGCCGGCAGCTTCCTGCCCACGATCCTCGAGCCCCGCCGCAGGGTCGATCAGGCCCTGTACGCGGTGATCATGGAGGCCTACATCAGTGGCGTCTCGACCCGCAAGGTGGATTCCCTAGTGGCGGCGCTGGGTTCCCAGAGCGGCATCTCCAAGTCGCAGGTGAGCCGCATCTGTCAGGACATCGACCAGCAGGTGCAGGCGTTCCTGGGCCGGCCGCTGGAGAGCAGCAGCTACGCCTACGTCTACCTGGATGCCACCTACCTCAAGGGGCGCCTGGGCAAGGCCCAGCAGGTCTGCTCCCGCGCTGTCGTCGTCGCCATGGGGGTCAACGAGGACGGGCGCCGGGAGTTGCTGGGCCTCAAGGTGGGTAACAGTGAGAGCGAGCCCTTCTGGGCGGAGTTCATCTCCCACCTCAAAGAGCGGGGTCTGGGTGGCGTCAAGCTGGTGATCTCTGACGCCCACAGCGGCCTCACCAAGGCGATCCGCAGGCAATTGCAGGGCTGCGTCTGGCAGCGCTGCCGGGTGCATTTTGCCCGCAACCTGCTGCAGTGTGTTCCCAGGGCTCACCAAGGCATGGTCACCGCTGCCCTGCGCAGCGTGTTCGCCCAAGAAACCGCTGAGGAGATCGAGTCGCGCTGGGATGATCTGGCGGCCTCGCTGGCGGAGCGCTTCCCCAAGGCCGCTGCGCTCATGCACGAGGCCAAGGAGGACGTGCTGGCTTTCCGCCACTTCCCCAAGGACCACTGGCGCAAGATCTGGAGCACCAACCTGCTGGAGCGGGTGAACGAGGAGATCAAGCGCCGCACCAGGGTCGTGGGCATTTTTCCCAACGACCCTGCGATCATCCGCCTAGTCGGGGCGGTGTTGCTGGAGCAACACGAGCACTGGCAGCTGGAGGGCCGCCGCATGTTCTCCGCCGAGAGCATGGCGACCATCCCCGAACTGGGCGACACCCCTACCCTCCAGGCCGCCGGCGCCTGA
- a CDS encoding CopD family protein: MPVFPLLVIVHALAATVWTGGHLVLDLGVLPGALRAQSAAQVRAFEEVFEPLGLTALAIQVVTGLWMGWIYLPGFQGLFNPANSIGLLVGVKLLLLAATAALAIHARLRLIPHLTDANLSSLAWHIRSITALAIAFVVVGALIRLGGML, from the coding sequence GTGCCTGTGTTCCCGCTGCTGGTGATTGTTCATGCCCTGGCCGCCACGGTGTGGACCGGCGGGCATTTGGTGCTGGATCTGGGGGTGCTCCCCGGGGCCTTGCGAGCACAGAGCGCGGCCCAGGTCCGCGCCTTCGAGGAGGTGTTTGAGCCGCTCGGTCTCACGGCCCTGGCCATCCAGGTGGTCACCGGGCTGTGGATGGGCTGGATCTACCTGCCAGGCTTCCAGGGCCTGTTCAACCCGGCCAATTCGATCGGGCTGCTGGTGGGCGTCAAGCTGCTGCTGCTGGCCGCCACAGCTGCCCTGGCCATTCACGCCCGGCTGAGGCTGATCCCCCACCTCACCGACGCCAACCTGAGCAGCCTGGCCTGGCACATCCGCAGCATCACCGCCCTGGCGATCGCCTTTGTGGTGGTGGGTGCCCTGATCCGGCTTGGTGGGATGCTCTGA
- a CDS encoding mechanosensitive ion channel family protein: protein MRFLFPLLAALLATQLLLAAPLSRADEAPTPAYIELDGRRVLEIRIAAGAQNPAQVARMGSQRLAELAANYSIKPEQIVLQEDPPYTSIGVMRDGKFEPRLSVDDRNAARFQLSRQQLAQRYLEQIRAAIVRHRQTHRRSDWLRGTALALLALVFYILWLRGQIALNRRLERWINDPTNGRIRGLQVGGNQWLTADQERSLLDPLRRIVHGALLLLVSYLSIPLFLGLFPPTQALSETLRRQITDLVVGGAQAFSRAIPDLISVVAILALSVLLMRASNAWFRAVELGNLRLSWFYPEWARPTARLVGIGILLLGVVLAYPYIPGANSKAFQGAGLFVGLLAALGSSAVAANLIGGLMLTYTRAYQEGDRVSINGTVGIVHDSALLVTRLRTPRNEVVSIPNATVLGASIINYSLARREIAEPVVIATTVTIGYDVPWRQVHRLMLDAAGATAGISQERPPFVLQTSLNDFHISYELNAYVEDVDTYRSTLSDLLGVIQDQFAGAGVEILSPGYHAMRNGNGSTVPPWPAESFGTPPPTPPRC, encoded by the coding sequence GTGCGCTTCCTCTTCCCCCTGCTGGCCGCTCTGCTGGCGACCCAGTTGCTGTTGGCGGCCCCCCTGAGCCGGGCGGATGAGGCCCCGACCCCGGCCTACATCGAACTTGATGGCCGCCGGGTACTTGAGATCCGTATCGCTGCCGGCGCCCAGAACCCAGCGCAGGTGGCGAGGATGGGCAGCCAGCGGCTGGCCGAGCTGGCCGCCAACTATTCGATCAAGCCCGAGCAGATCGTTCTGCAAGAGGACCCGCCATACACCTCCATCGGCGTAATGCGGGACGGCAAGTTTGAGCCCCGCCTCTCAGTGGATGACCGCAACGCGGCCCGCTTTCAGCTCAGCCGCCAGCAGCTGGCCCAGCGCTACCTAGAGCAGATCCGCGCGGCGATCGTGCGCCACCGCCAAACCCACCGGCGGTCGGACTGGTTGCGGGGAACCGCCCTGGCCCTGCTCGCTCTGGTTTTCTACATCCTTTGGCTGCGCGGCCAGATCGCCCTTAACCGGCGCCTGGAACGCTGGATCAACGATCCCACCAATGGCCGGATCCGGGGGCTGCAGGTGGGGGGTAACCAGTGGCTCACCGCCGATCAGGAGCGCAGCCTCCTCGACCCCTTGCGTCGGATCGTTCACGGAGCCTTGCTGCTGCTGGTCAGTTACCTCTCCATTCCCCTATTCCTTGGGCTGTTTCCCCCCACCCAGGCGCTGTCCGAAACCCTGCGGCGCCAGATCACTGACCTGGTGGTAGGCGGCGCCCAGGCCTTTTCGAGGGCCATTCCTGACCTCATCTCCGTGGTGGCGATCCTGGCCCTCAGCGTGCTGCTGATGCGGGCCAGCAACGCCTGGTTCCGGGCGGTGGAGTTGGGCAACCTGCGCCTGAGCTGGTTTTATCCGGAATGGGCCCGGCCCACGGCCCGGCTGGTGGGGATCGGCATTCTGCTGCTCGGCGTTGTGTTGGCCTACCCCTACATCCCAGGGGCCAACAGCAAGGCCTTCCAGGGCGCTGGTCTCTTCGTGGGGCTGCTGGCGGCCCTGGGCTCCAGTGCCGTGGCGGCCAACCTGATCGGGGGGTTGATGCTCACCTACACCCGGGCCTACCAGGAGGGCGACCGGGTCAGCATCAACGGCACCGTAGGCATCGTTCACGACTCCGCCCTGCTGGTGACCCGACTGCGCACACCTCGCAACGAGGTGGTGAGCATCCCCAACGCCACCGTGCTGGGGGCCTCGATCATCAATTACAGCCTGGCCCGCCGGGAGATCGCGGAGCCCGTGGTGATCGCCACCACCGTCACCATCGGCTACGACGTGCCCTGGCGCCAGGTTCACCGGCTGATGCTGGATGCGGCCGGCGCTACAGCAGGCATCAGCCAGGAGAGGCCCCCGTTCGTGCTCCAGACCTCACTGAACGACTTCCACATCAGCTACGAGCTCAACGCCTACGTGGAGGATGTGGACACCTACCGCAGCACCCTCTCAGATCTGCTGGGGGTCATCCAGGATCAGTTCGCCGGCGCTGGCGTCGAGATCCTCTCTCCCGGCTACCACGCCATGCGCAACGGCAACGGGAGCACGGTGCCCCCCTGGCCTGCCGAGTCCTTTGGCACCCCGCCCCCCACTCCGCCCCGCTGCTGA
- a CDS encoding IS5 family transposase: MGQRGFWDEQQRVEKLKTKKPVLERLSQSIPWESFRPLLERGYAQERKSNAGRRRIDPLILFKMLVLQQLFNLSDDDTEFQVNDRRSFEEFVGLGVMNDIPDATTIAFFRERLRKAGVIEELFEKFEAYLRSQGLEARGGQIIDATLVPVPRQRNSREDNKEIKENRMPEGWDENPNRLQQKDLDARWVKKNGINHYGYKNSICIDVEHGFIRRYAVTPANIHDSQMLPMLLDPENTDDYVWADSAFAGERFEDLLDLGGFESCIHEKGSRNHPLSDAAKERNRIKSAIRACVEHVFGCMTMSMGGKMTRKIGLEKNKAWWGLKNLTFNFLRYILRANRAFALA; encoded by the coding sequence ATGGGCCAGAGAGGCTTCTGGGACGAGCAGCAGAGGGTTGAAAAGCTCAAAACTAAAAAACCTGTTCTTGAGCGACTTTCCCAGTCGATTCCTTGGGAATCATTTCGCCCACTGCTCGAAAGAGGTTATGCGCAAGAGCGGAAAAGCAATGCTGGTCGGCGGAGAATTGATCCTCTGATCCTCTTCAAAATGCTGGTGCTCCAACAGCTTTTCAATTTGAGCGATGATGACACTGAGTTCCAGGTAAATGATCGCCGTTCTTTTGAAGAGTTTGTTGGCTTAGGCGTAATGAACGATATTCCCGATGCTACTACTATCGCCTTTTTTAGAGAAAGGCTTCGTAAGGCTGGGGTAATCGAAGAGCTGTTTGAAAAGTTTGAGGCCTATCTCCGGTCCCAAGGCCTCGAAGCCCGTGGCGGGCAGATAATTGATGCAACGTTGGTTCCAGTGCCACGGCAGCGGAATAGCAGAGAAGACAACAAGGAGATTAAAGAGAATCGCATGCCTGAAGGATGGGACGAAAACCCAAATCGATTGCAGCAAAAGGACTTAGATGCGCGATGGGTTAAAAAGAACGGCATCAATCACTATGGCTACAAGAACAGTATCTGTATCGACGTTGAACATGGATTTATCAGACGCTATGCCGTGACACCGGCCAATATCCATGACAGTCAGATGCTGCCGATGCTCCTCGATCCTGAGAACACAGATGATTATGTTTGGGCAGATTCTGCCTTTGCAGGCGAGCGCTTTGAAGACCTACTGGATCTTGGCGGTTTTGAAAGTTGCATTCACGAAAAAGGCAGCCGCAATCACCCGCTAAGCGACGCAGCCAAAGAGCGTAACCGTATTAAATCAGCAATTAGAGCTTGTGTGGAACATGTTTTTGGCTGCATGACCATGTCTATGGGTGGCAAGATGACTAGAAAGATTGGGCTTGAGAAAAACAAAGCATGGTGGGGTCTCAAGAATCTGACATTTAACTTCTTGCGATATATTCTAAGAGCAAATCGTGCATTTGCACTCGCATGA
- a CDS encoding DUF1651 domain-containing protein, translating to MLPMHVSDRKQHPPLSPQGGWLNDGRQVLHFQPCRYDRWSQSLEGTFGEVMPGGEPPLLKHRRELMRDEAIKLWAKKRRSGWQVCTPQWNPPPPLSSRD from the coding sequence ATGCTCCCCATGCACGTCAGTGACAGGAAGCAGCATCCGCCGCTCTCTCCGCAGGGGGGCTGGCTCAACGATGGCCGTCAGGTGCTCCATTTCCAGCCCTGCCGCTACGACCGCTGGAGTCAGAGCCTGGAAGGGACTTTTGGAGAGGTGATGCCCGGCGGGGAGCCACCACTGCTCAAACATCGCAGGGAGCTGATGCGAGATGAGGCGATCAAGCTCTGGGCCAAGAAGCGCAGATCCGGCTGGCAGGTCTGCACGCCGCAGTGGAACCCGCCGCCGCCCCTGAGTTCAAGGGATTGA
- a CDS encoding MTH1187 family thiamine-binding protein, with protein sequence MKVIVDLCVVPIGVGVHLAPYIAACETVLTEAGLKIQLHPNGTAIEGEWQPVFQAIDACNQAVYGMGCPRIYTTVKVNPRTDKEQILEDKVASVRALL encoded by the coding sequence GTGAAGGTGATCGTGGATCTGTGCGTGGTGCCGATCGGGGTGGGCGTGCACCTGGCTCCCTACATCGCCGCCTGCGAGACGGTGCTCACAGAAGCAGGCCTCAAGATCCAGCTGCATCCCAACGGCACGGCGATCGAGGGCGAGTGGCAGCCGGTGTTCCAGGCGATTGATGCCTGCAACCAGGCGGTATACGGCATGGGCTGCCCTCGGATTTACACAACGGTGAAAGTCAACCCCCGCACGGACAAGGAGCAGATACTGGAAGACAAGGTGGCCAGCGTGCGGGCACTGCTTTGA
- a CDS encoding CDGSH iron-sulfur domain-containing protein yields MPEPAAPTPGPEPLDLPAGVHQLCSCGRSHHGWFCDGTHLGTGRVSYELRLNKPATVPMCSCGHSRRYPLCDGSHGAPAPRPWWRPWG; encoded by the coding sequence ATGCCCGAGCCTGCAGCGCCCACCCCTGGCCCCGAGCCGTTGGACCTGCCGGCTGGCGTGCACCAGCTCTGCAGCTGCGGCCGCAGCCATCACGGCTGGTTTTGCGATGGCACCCACCTGGGCACCGGCCGTGTCTCCTACGAGCTGCGGCTGAACAAGCCCGCCACGGTACCGATGTGCAGTTGCGGCCACTCCCGCCGCTACCCCCTCTGCGACGGCAGCCATGGGGCACCAGCACCCAGGCCCTGGTGGCGGCCATGGGGATGA
- a CDS encoding SulP family inorganic anion transporter, producing the protein MTFSLKEWWGRPHRDILSGLVVAFAMIPEAIAFSGIAGVDPRVGLFGAFLLSVTLAVVGGRTAMITSATGSTALLMTGLVQQGNALGQGLGLQYLLAAGILTGLFQIAWGYLRLAHQMRFVPQPVMAGFVNALAILIILAQLPQLGLDVFHPEAVTLIAGQLPVVWGLMALTLAIIYLLPRLTTAVPSALVAILITTGLSIQLGLKIPTVASLGTLPEGLPQLGLPQVPFNLQTLGLILPTALAISLVGLMETFLTQDILDDLTDSSSSKNSEARGQGIGNIVSSLFGGMAGCALVGQSVMNVGYGGRTRLSTLSSGVALLAMILLASRWVNQIPMATLVGVMVMIAINTANWSSIRAIRRIPKSDTAVMLLTVVVTVLTHNLAVGLLAGVALAGIMFSRKVAKVIAVSSEELAPDHRLYRVRGQLFFVSSIYFRQGFELHEHPARVTIDMAEAHIWDQSGVTALDQVIRRLKLGGSAVEVLNLNRDSTDLFARIGVAEEAGGRGGDLALEH; encoded by the coding sequence ATGACGTTCTCCCTCAAGGAGTGGTGGGGCCGACCCCACCGCGACATCCTCTCTGGCCTGGTGGTGGCCTTCGCGATGATTCCGGAGGCGATCGCCTTCTCCGGCATCGCCGGCGTCGATCCGCGCGTGGGCCTGTTCGGGGCCTTTCTGCTCTCAGTCACCCTTGCTGTGGTGGGTGGTCGCACGGCCATGATCACGTCGGCCACCGGCTCCACGGCCCTGCTGATGACCGGGCTGGTGCAGCAGGGCAATGCCCTCGGCCAGGGTCTGGGGTTGCAATACCTGCTGGCCGCAGGCATCCTCACCGGCCTCTTTCAGATCGCCTGGGGCTACCTACGCCTCGCCCATCAGATGCGCTTCGTGCCCCAGCCAGTGATGGCGGGCTTCGTGAATGCGCTGGCAATCCTCATCATCCTGGCGCAGCTGCCGCAGCTGGGCCTCGATGTGTTTCATCCCGAGGCGGTGACGCTGATCGCTGGTCAGCTGCCAGTGGTGTGGGGCCTGATGGCGCTCACCCTGGCGATCATCTATCTGCTGCCGCGGCTCACCACCGCCGTACCCTCGGCCCTGGTGGCCATCCTGATCACCACCGGACTCTCCATTCAGCTGGGGCTCAAGATCCCCACTGTGGCTAGCCTCGGCACCCTCCCTGAAGGCCTGCCGCAACTGGGCCTGCCCCAGGTGCCATTCAACCTGCAGACCCTGGGGCTGATCCTGCCCACGGCACTGGCGATCTCGCTGGTGGGTCTGATGGAGACCTTCCTCACCCAGGACATCCTCGACGACCTCACCGACAGCTCCAGCTCCAAGAACTCCGAGGCGCGCGGCCAGGGCATCGGCAACATCGTCAGCTCTCTGTTCGGCGGCATGGCCGGCTGCGCCCTGGTGGGCCAGTCGGTGATGAACGTGGGCTACGGCGGCCGCACCCGCCTCTCGACCCTCAGCTCCGGGGTGGCCTTGCTGGCGATGATCCTGCTGGCCAGCCGCTGGGTGAATCAGATTCCGATGGCCACCCTGGTGGGGGTGATGGTGATGATCGCCATCAACACCGCCAACTGGAGTTCGATCCGCGCCATCCGCCGCATTCCCAAGAGCGACACAGCCGTGATGCTGCTGACGGTGGTAGTCACCGTGCTCACCCACAACCTGGCGGTGGGTCTGCTGGCGGGCGTGGCCCTGGCCGGAATCATGTTCAGCCGCAAGGTGGCCAAGGTGATTGCGGTGTCCAGCGAGGAGCTGGCGCCTGATCACCGCCTTTATCGGGTGCGCGGCCAGCTTTTCTTCGTGAGCAGCATCTATTTCCGTCAGGGTTTCGAGCTCCACGAACACCCGGCCCGGGTCACGATCGATATGGCCGAGGCCCATATCTGGGACCAGAGCGGCGTCACGGCCCTCGACCAGGTGATCCGCCGGCTCAAGCTCGGCGGCAGCGCCGTGGAGGTGCTGAACCTCAACCGAGATAGTACCGATCTCTTCGCCCGCATCGGCGTGGCCGAAGAAGCGGGCGGCCGCGGTGGCGATCTCGCCCTGGAGCACTGA
- a CDS encoding PPC domain-containing DNA-binding protein: MRVVPMRFSPGDDLRLALETWMAQQQEQAGCVISAVGSLSVLQLRLAGQQKSTTITGDLEILSLAGTLSPDGVHLHVAVADSRGTVIGGHLCAGSLVRTTAELVVGLLPEWRFCRQLDPATGYAELRIHPRDLG, encoded by the coding sequence ATGAGGGTGGTGCCAATGCGCTTCAGCCCCGGCGACGACCTGCGCCTGGCGCTGGAAACCTGGATGGCTCAGCAGCAGGAGCAGGCTGGCTGCGTGATCAGCGCCGTTGGCAGCTTGTCGGTGCTCCAGCTGCGGCTGGCCGGCCAGCAGAAGAGCACCACGATCACGGGCGACCTGGAGATCCTCAGCCTCGCGGGCACGCTCTCGCCCGATGGGGTTCACCTACATGTGGCAGTGGCCGACAGCCGCGGCACCGTGATCGGTGGCCATCTCTGCGCCGGCTCGCTGGTGCGCACCACCGCTGAGCTCGTGGTTGGCCTGCTGCCGGAGTGGCGCTTCTGCCGGCAGCTGGATCCGGCCACCGGCTATGCCGAACTGCGGATTCATCCTCGGGATCTGGGGTGA
- a CDS encoding galactose oxidase yields the protein MPLPLSRLEPFRKEEIEDWPWLDQAVLRSSRSRQVCMTCHFFRHHPGPECIPLLTCHLNQGLIAHGEHLISSCSGWTEDVHRQRGWAPEAA from the coding sequence GTGCCACTCCCCCTCTCCCGCTTAGAGCCCTTCCGCAAGGAGGAGATCGAGGACTGGCCCTGGCTGGACCAGGCGGTGCTCCGCTCCAGCCGCAGCCGCCAGGTCTGCATGACCTGCCACTTCTTCCGCCACCACCCAGGGCCCGAGTGCATCCCACTGCTCACCTGCCACCTAAATCAGGGCCTAATCGCCCACGGCGAGCACCTCATCAGCAGCTGCAGCGGCTGGACCGAGGACGTTCATCGCCAGCGGGGCTGGGCGCCGGAGGCGGCCTGA
- a CDS encoding GNAT family N-acetyltransferase, whose amino-acid sequence MASPLQIRPYEAADWPAVWTLLEPVFRAGETFPHDPAITEAAARVAWVEQSQAVMVAADAAGSLVGTYYLRPNSLALGAHVANAGYVVAEHCRRQGIGSRLCQHSLKAARRLGFRSMQFNLVVSTNAAAIHCWQRNGFQVVGTLPGAFRHRQLGYVDALVMVQSLLEGPNR is encoded by the coding sequence GTGGCATCCCCCCTGCAGATCCGCCCCTATGAGGCGGCCGACTGGCCAGCGGTGTGGACGCTGCTGGAGCCGGTGTTCCGCGCCGGTGAAACCTTCCCCCACGACCCAGCCATCACCGAGGCCGCAGCCCGGGTGGCGTGGGTGGAGCAGAGCCAGGCGGTGATGGTGGCCGCCGATGCAGCTGGAAGCCTGGTAGGCACCTACTACCTGAGGCCTAACTCCCTGGCCCTCGGCGCTCATGTCGCCAACGCGGGCTACGTGGTGGCCGAGCACTGCCGCCGCCAGGGCATCGGTAGCCGGCTCTGCCAGCACTCTCTTAAGGCGGCGCGGCGGCTGGGCTTTCGCTCAATGCAGTTCAACCTGGTAGTGAGCACCAACGCAGCAGCCATCCACTGCTGGCAGCGCAACGGCTTCCAGGTGGTCGGCACCCTGCCGGGGGCGTTCCGGCACAGACAGTTGGGTTACGTGGATGCCCTCGTGATGGTGCAGTCCCTGCTGGAGGGGCCCAATCGATGA
- a CDS encoding TIGR01458 family HAD-type hydrolase, producing the protein MAPDKAWPSALLLDLQGVLIEDQRALPGAVDTVNLARRRGVAIRFVTNTATRHHDDLLQDLQQLGLAAEPSELATAPLAARSWLEREHRHPLALVHPAIAPLFAGSSGEPPDCVLLGDGRDLLSYANLNRALELLMQGAPLIGIGRNRRFREAGRWMLDAGAFLQALEYGADCTALVMGKPSAEFFSEVVRSLGLPADACLMVGDDVEADVCGAAAAGLRAWLVQTGKYRPGDEAQLPRGCAVISGIGALPKQLGW; encoded by the coding sequence ATGGCTCCAGACAAGGCCTGGCCCTCGGCCCTGCTCCTGGATCTGCAGGGGGTTCTGATCGAGGATCAGCGCGCCCTGCCGGGGGCGGTTGACACGGTGAACCTGGCCCGCCGCAGGGGGGTCGCCATCCGCTTTGTGACCAACACCGCCACCCGCCATCACGACGACCTGTTGCAGGATCTGCAGCAGCTGGGCTTGGCGGCGGAGCCCTCCGAACTGGCCACCGCTCCCCTGGCGGCCAGAAGCTGGCTGGAGCGAGAACACCGTCACCCCCTGGCCCTGGTGCATCCGGCGATTGCGCCGCTGTTCGCCGGCAGCAGTGGCGAGCCGCCGGATTGCGTTCTGCTGGGGGATGGCCGTGATCTGCTCAGCTACGCCAACCTCAACAGAGCTCTGGAGCTGCTGATGCAGGGGGCGCCGCTGATCGGCATCGGCCGCAACCGCCGCTTCCGGGAGGCGGGGCGCTGGATGTTGGATGCCGGGGCCTTCCTACAGGCCCTGGAGTACGGCGCCGATTGCACCGCTCTGGTGATGGGCAAGCCCTCGGCGGAGTTCTTCTCCGAGGTGGTGCGCTCACTGGGGCTGCCGGCCGATGCCTGCCTGATGGTGGGCGACGACGTGGAGGCCGATGTGTGCGGCGCCGCGGCCGCAGGTCTCAGGGCCTGGCTCGTTCAGACCGGCAAGTACCGCCCAGGCGACGAAGCTCAGTTGCCCAGGGGCTGCGCCGTCATCAGCGGCATCGGGGCCCTGCCGAAACAGCTCGGCTGGTGA